CTTTCGAAAGAGGATGGTCAATGAATGCTTCTCGATCAAATGACATAAATAAAGAGCGATGGAGAAAAATCAATTTAAGGGTTGATCAACTGTTACGCGAGGAAAAATATGCAACAGCTTCAATTTTTTCGTCAGTAAGTATTGATAATAAAAAGGGGATGCAATATTTAAAAGAACAAGGTTTCCTAGAAATTATGACTATTCCAAGTCCCTGGAATAAAAATAAGAAGCTTAAAATATTATTGAAAAAAAATCAATAAATATTAAATAGTCCTGCTTAATTACGAGTTAATTAAGCAGGAGAAAGTTAAGCGCTATAGAAAACTAAGCATTATGTAGTTTTTTTTCAAGAATGATTCTCTAATAGTAAAATTTTCATCGTTATCATTATCAGTTTTCACATCAACTGTGCCTCTAAAGAACTTGCCTTTATTTACTTCTATAAGAGTTGCTGTCTTCATACACATCCATACTTCTGTCACGAGTCTCTCCTTTGAGGTTGTTATGGATATATTGTATATTTCTAATAGGACAAATTATGTCACATAAAGATTAATTCTATAACATAGTGAAGGAACGTAAAGAGAGATTAAGAAATATTCCTAATTCCAGACTCCCATATAGCTTTAACCTCATCATAAACTATTTTAGGAGTAATATTAAGAACATGGCCTCCAAATGAAGATATAAAACGAATTATCTCGGAACTGTCAGCGCATTTGAAGTTCAGAATATAATTTCCATTTCTAAGTTCATGTAATGTTTGACTTTGGTGTATCTTTTTTTCTTTAAAATATCCTGCCATTATCTCGTCGCATGTAATTTTTATTGAGATAGGTTTCTTTGTAATTCCAAAGCCTCCAACGTGAGACTTTAAATTTAGTTCTTCATTACGATTGAGTTCAGTAGCTTTCTTCTCTGTTAGATTCACATTTCTTAATCTCGAAACTCTCAGGGTCTTTATTTTTTTATCCTCCTCATCTTTAACTACAAGGTAAGCAGTTCCAGAAGCTAGATTAAAAAGTATGGGGGAGAATTGCCTTAGTCTCTCATTGTAAGCCTTATCTTTATAGGGAGACTCATTAAAGCAGGTAAAGATTCTTTTTTCCCTAATTGCTACCATAATCATTTCGAAGTCATATAAATTTGTGTCTTCTGGTTTTCCTGATGAATTGAATCCAAAAAAGTACTTTGTTTTAGCATGTCTGAGTTCATCAGAGAGACTTTGATCTATATTAGATAGAATAGCAGTTTCAGCTTCTGTTGCAAATTCATTGAAGTATTCATGAGATGTATGCTTTAGATTGTTTAGCGCAATCATTAGGACTTGGAGTGTATTTTCATTTAATTCGAGTTTATGTTTAAAATCTAAACTCTGCGAAATATAATATCTCTCAGGCCTATCCTCAGTAGAGAGCATCGCATGTACAAGAGAGAGTTCGTCAACATCTCTTCTAACTGTTCTTTCATTCACATAAATATCTTCGGACCTTAAGCGCGAGCATAGTTCACTAATAGATATAGCTGAGTCTTCATCTTTATTCTTTAAATACTCAAAAAGAATATCTTGTCGTCTACCTTTTGAAATCTTCGCCATAGAAACTCTTTCTATTTATAGTGATATTTATTGCTAACCTAATCGGTTATATTGATAAATACTTGAGGGATATACTCCGCCATAAGATGGCCAGCTCAGATAGAGTTTGTAAGATACTAATATTTCAAGAGTACTGCTTCATCAGATGATGATTTATATTTTTTTTAAATTATTAGCTTTCATGGCCAATATAATTTTTGTCCTAATTGAGGGAATCTACTGTTTAACTTCGAAAACCATAAAAGATCATATTTATCTTATTTTTTACAATCTTGATAAGTATCCATAATTATTAGTGATGAAAAGTATCTGGTTTATTGTGATAGATCTAAGCACCACTAAATATAGTGATTTCTATGTGTACTTTAAACCAGATGTGGTTTAATATATACCCATAAATCAATATATGGAGTAGTGAAATAAGTGTCTAAAATAAACCAAATGCTAATAGAGTGGGTAAAGGGTGATCTTCATTCACTTAAGTGGATGAAGAAGCGAGGTGTTCCTCAGAACTTGGCCTACCTTTATTATAAAAAAGGGTCTTTGGATAAAATAGGCCCTGGTATCTACAAAAGAAAAGGGGAGAGCGCTAGTTGGATGGGAGCAGTTCGACTTTTACAAGAAGAGCTGGGCAAAGCTTTACATGTTTCAGGTAGGACGGCTTTAGAGTTGAAGGGAGCTTCTCATTATACTCCAATGGGAAAAACTGCGAAAATATATTTGGCATCCTATGAGAAAGCGAAGCTACCAAAATGGCTATTAGAGAATGATTTTGGTTGTGAGTTTTCCTACCGAAGCTCGAAATTATTCACTAGAGAACTTGAGCTTTCTGAGTTCACTTCCCCATTAGGTTATAACCTAAAAATCTCAAGTAGAGAGTTGGCAGTTTTGGAGTTGATAGATCTATTGGATTTAAAGGACTCTTTTGAAACAGCAGAAAACTATTTAAATGGCTTATCAGGATTAAGGGCTGATAAGTTGCAAATACTTCTAGAAAATTGTACTTCGATAAAGGTGAAGAGGGTCTTTTTATATTTATCCGAAAAAATAGGACATAATTATTTTCATAAATTAGACACTTCAAAAATAGAATTAGGAAAAGGTAAAAGGCAAATTGTAAAAACAAACTCTCAATTAGATAAAAAATATAAAATTACTGTACCAAGAGATTATGGGGAGAATCCATTTTGAAAGAAACTTATAAAAAACAAGTTCAACTTCTTCTGATGGTTTTAGAAACTACTTTAAGCGATGAAAGATTTGCTCTTAAAGGAGGAACAGCAATTAATCTCTTTCATCGAAACTTTCCACGTTATTCAGTCGATATTGATTTAACTTATCTTCCTTTGGAGGATAGAGGTACAACTTTTGCTAATATGCACGAGATACTTAGAGATATTGAGAAGAAATTCAAGGAGGAATTTGGGCTTGATGTTACTAGCTCAAAGCCTCTTGATGGAAAATCAGAGACAAAATTATTTGTTTCAAATGCAGATGTTCAAATAAAAATAGAACCTAATTTTATTTTAAGAGGGAGCTTGTTTCCTGCAAAACAAACAAAATTATGTGAAAAAGCGAGTAACGAATTTGAAATGGAGATAAGTGTTAATTGTCTTAGCACTGAGGATGTTTACGGTGGGAAAATCTGCGCTGCCCTTGATCGTCAACATCCAAGAGATTTGTTTGACGTCAAGTACTTGTTTGAAAATGAAGGAATAACTGAAGAGGTAAAGGACTCATTTATTTTTTATCTTATTTCACATAATCGGCCGATCAATGAACTACTTAATCCAAATTTAAAAGATATTAGTGCAAGTTATGAGTCAGAGTTTAAAAGTATGGCCGAAGTAGAGGTTGAGTTAGCAGAGTTGATCAAAGTGAGAAAATTACTTATTTCAAAGGTTAGAGAGTCTCTTAATGAAAATGATATTGCGTTTATAAAAAGTTTTGTCTCGAATAAGCCGGACTGGAGTCTAGTAAATGATAGTAACGTTCAGAACTATCCGTCTGTGAAGTGGAAGCTATTAAATCAAGGGAAAATGGATAAAAAGAAACAAGAGAAATATATCGAAGACATAGCAAGCCTGTTTGATACAAACTCAGAGGTAAAATAGCTTGACCTATAAAGATAAAGCTTCAAAAGAAGCGGCTAAAAGATATAGCTCAATTAAAAGTAGGGCAGAGTTAGATTGGAAGAAGGAAGACTTCACTTTTTAATCAAATGACTGAAAACGAAAACTTCAAAAAGAAGTTTGAGGAACGTAAGCGTATTTTTGAGATTGAATATCAACTAGCTCACATTATGGAGCAATATGGGATCTCCCAAAAAGAACTAGCTGAAAGGTTAGAAATCGATAAGAGTGTTGTCAGTAAAGATATGGCCGGAGCACTCAAAAAAGCCGGAATGAAAAAACTTCAAGCTATAGCTGAGGCCCTAGATTGTGATTTTGTTCCATTGTTTATTCCTAAAGAGGATAAGAAGATGCATAAGCAATTAGAGGGTATACTCGCCGGGCAAGTTGAGAAGAGAGCATAAGAGTATTGTTTATTTTATAGGGTAATTATCTGAGTTCTAGAAAGAAAGCCTAAGTGTTTAAAATTACATAAATTAAGTTAAGTTTCGCTTGACTCCGACGATAAGCTAATCAGAGGAGTTCTTTATATGAGTGTGATACCTAAATCGAGTGTTAGCTGGATAACATTAACCCCTGAAGATGTTCAGCAGGCCAGAGAGGTTATTAGAAATTTAGGAGGAGATTCTACTGTTGACTCTATCGGACTAGGCCTTCCTTTTGAGGTTATATCAGATATCTTTTTCCCCGGAACTTCAACACTGCACACAAGAATTAGATATCAAATTTTTGTTTCAGGTATCTTGTATAAGATGATTATAGATTCCACATCTAAATCCAAAAAGATAAAAGATCCGAAATATTTACTAGATAAGTATGAACTTCAATTGCAGGATATTTTATTAAAAAATGATCCTGATGGTGGAGTTATTGGTAAAAAATCTCGAGAAAACTTAAAGTATTGGCCAAGTATAATCTACTGGGGTGGTATAAATACACTAAAGTTTTTCAATGAGTCTGGTGTAAGTAAAGAAGATTTATATAAAGAAATCTTAGGCCAAGGTAATAATACTGTTATTAATGATGATGGGGAAGTTGAAGGGGATGTTAAATCTGTTTTTAATTTTGATCATCAATTTGCAAATATTGTTCTTAATTTATTTGACGATGATACATTTAAAGAAAATACCAACTTTGAATTAACTAAAGAAGAGGCTTTGTTTTACTTAAGCAAATTCAAAAATGTATCGGTTGGTGAGGACACACTAATGAATGAGTGGATTAACTCTTCATACAAAAAAATAAGAGTATATAGTGATTTTAATCAAATAGAACCTACCGGAAATAAAAAAGTAGACACCTTATTAGAACAAGCAAAAAACTATTCAAAGTTCAGTATGGGGATTAACCATGCATATCGATGGGCTTTATGTAAGGAAGTGGCTAGAAGGTATCATGATCCAGAGCTTAAGGATGAGTGGACTCAACATCAATTAAATAATCAAAAATATTTTGAAAATTGGCTAGAAAGAAATGAAGAATTAAAACAATGGTCAATTACTCAATTGAAGTTTGCTGTCAAAGCTTATGATATCGATGACAAAGTTGATGGGAAGCTAATTGATATGTTTGATACATTCAAAGATTTATGGAACTCAGGCATTGATTCACAGAAGTTTTTGGAAAGTTTTGAAAAAACAGTTAGAGAACAAGAAAAGCATAGAAGGGGAAATAGAAGTCATTTTATAGACCCTACTATGAGTATTCCTAAACTGACACAGGGACAAGAGTCTGATTACCTATTTGACTTTCGTTTTTCCCAAGGCTTTAGGAATGCAAGAGATATTTTAAAAGCATTGGAGAAGAAAGGTGTTTAGTGAACTTAATAGAAAATCTTTCTTTGAAGAGATAAAAGCTCCTCATGGATATGAAATTGAATACTGTATTGGAACGACTTTCTCTATGGATTTAGAATGCTTAACACAAATGTGTATTGAAAGCTACAAAAGGCGTTTTATTGAAAAGGAAATAAGTGTATATGAAGCCATTGAGGCCATAGAGAATTTTTCTTCTAAATCATGTATTATTGTACAAAATTGTAGAATTAATGAATTACCAATTGAAGAAATTAGGAAGGACTCATCGAAAAAAGCAAAACTATATGTATTATTGGATTCTTGTGTTGAACAAGTTCCTCTTAAGGTCGCACAGAGTGCATTCCATCCAAAAGTATGGTTTGTTAAGTATACTGCACATGAAAAAGAAGAATCTTTTTGGAAATTGATCGTAATGAGTAAAAATCTAACGAAGTCTGTACATTGGGATATCTCATCTACGATGGTTGGCCAATTTTCAGAAAATAAAACTAAAAATACTAAAATAAAGAACTTTTTTACTTACTTGTTAGAGGAGAGTTCAGCTAAGAACTCGAAAAAGAATTCAGAGCATCTAAAGCAGGCAATTGAAGAGCTGGATCATATTCAATTTTCAGATCCCCAGGGGCTTTCTGATGGAGAGTTTTACTTTAAATGGGGAAGTCTAGAAAAAGGTAAAAGTTTTAAAATAGATGATTCCTATCAAAAAATAGTTGTTGTCAGTCCTTTTTTGTCAGAGTCAAGACTTTCTCAGTTGAATGAGCACCCCAATGCCTATTTAATTACAGGGAGAGCTGACTTATCTAAAATTAAACCTTATGAAAAGCTTCATAAAAGAACGTATGTTGTTAATTCGTTAGATTTGGAATTACATGCGAAAATATATTTAGGGTTAAATGA
This window of the Halobacteriovorax sp. HLS genome carries:
- a CDS encoding YafY family protein; its protein translation is MAKISKGRRQDILFEYLKNKDEDSAISISELCSRLRSEDIYVNERTVRRDVDELSLVHAMLSTEDRPERYYISQSLDFKHKLELNENTLQVLMIALNNLKHTSHEYFNEFATEAETAILSNIDQSLSDELRHAKTKYFFGFNSSGKPEDTNLYDFEMIMVAIREKRIFTCFNESPYKDKAYNERLRQFSPILFNLASGTAYLVVKDEEDKKIKTLRVSRLRNVNLTEKKATELNRNEELNLKSHVGGFGITKKPISIKITCDEIMAGYFKEKKIHQSQTLHELRNGNYILNFKCADSSEIIRFISSFGGHVLNITPKIVYDEVKAIWESGIRNIS
- a CDS encoding type IV toxin-antitoxin system AbiEi family antitoxin domain-containing protein, encoding MSKINQMLIEWVKGDLHSLKWMKKRGVPQNLAYLYYKKGSLDKIGPGIYKRKGESASWMGAVRLLQEELGKALHVSGRTALELKGASHYTPMGKTAKIYLASYEKAKLPKWLLENDFGCEFSYRSSKLFTRELELSEFTSPLGYNLKISSRELAVLELIDLLDLKDSFETAENYLNGLSGLRADKLQILLENCTSIKVKRVFLYLSEKIGHNYFHKLDTSKIELGKGKRQIVKTNSQLDKKYKITVPRDYGENPF
- a CDS encoding nucleotidyl transferase AbiEii/AbiGii toxin family protein; translated protein: MKETYKKQVQLLLMVLETTLSDERFALKGGTAINLFHRNFPRYSVDIDLTYLPLEDRGTTFANMHEILRDIEKKFKEEFGLDVTSSKPLDGKSETKLFVSNADVQIKIEPNFILRGSLFPAKQTKLCEKASNEFEMEISVNCLSTEDVYGGKICAALDRQHPRDLFDVKYLFENEGITEEVKDSFIFYLISHNRPINELLNPNLKDISASYESEFKSMAEVEVELAELIKVRKLLISKVRESLNENDIAFIKSFVSNKPDWSLVNDSNVQNYPSVKWKLLNQGKMDKKKQEKYIEDIASLFDTNSEVK
- a CDS encoding helix-turn-helix domain-containing protein; translation: MTENENFKKKFEERKRIFEIEYQLAHIMEQYGISQKELAERLEIDKSVVSKDMAGALKKAGMKKLQAIAEALDCDFVPLFIPKEDKKMHKQLEGILAGQVEKRA
- a CDS encoding DUF6361 family protein, whose amino-acid sequence is MSVIPKSSVSWITLTPEDVQQAREVIRNLGGDSTVDSIGLGLPFEVISDIFFPGTSTLHTRIRYQIFVSGILYKMIIDSTSKSKKIKDPKYLLDKYELQLQDILLKNDPDGGVIGKKSRENLKYWPSIIYWGGINTLKFFNESGVSKEDLYKEILGQGNNTVINDDGEVEGDVKSVFNFDHQFANIVLNLFDDDTFKENTNFELTKEEALFYLSKFKNVSVGEDTLMNEWINSSYKKIRVYSDFNQIEPTGNKKVDTLLEQAKNYSKFSMGINHAYRWALCKEVARRYHDPELKDEWTQHQLNNQKYFENWLERNEELKQWSITQLKFAVKAYDIDDKVDGKLIDMFDTFKDLWNSGIDSQKFLESFEKTVREQEKHRRGNRSHFIDPTMSIPKLTQGQESDYLFDFRFSQGFRNARDILKALEKKGV
- a CDS encoding phospholipase D family protein, translated to MFSELNRKSFFEEIKAPHGYEIEYCIGTTFSMDLECLTQMCIESYKRRFIEKEISVYEAIEAIENFSSKSCIIVQNCRINELPIEEIRKDSSKKAKLYVLLDSCVEQVPLKVAQSAFHPKVWFVKYTAHEKEESFWKLIVMSKNLTKSVHWDISSTMVGQFSENKTKNTKIKNFFTYLLEESSAKNSKKNSEHLKQAIEELDHIQFSDPQGLSDGEFYFKWGSLEKGKSFKIDDSYQKIVVVSPFLSESRLSQLNEHPNAYLITGRADLSKIKPYEKLHKRTYVVNSLDLELHAKIYLGLNDEYTDLFIGSQNFTNAAWFNENVEATINYHAPKSHYDAFKKAFIFQDEKAKKVQNWLIPYDSYVFDSELESESELTQINERKLSYAQQLLSTCEVKINVSKKSCSISLEGSLDDFPEEVTGSLKVIGIDDKLELKSLFANKFETSNYQKSEISSFVILRLELDGQVKSFCTVAITNIQRVSRNKKIFKELIKDWASFWEYLGVILDIDTGGPKTKLNKNSSNKRTENVIPLNHNRGVLPKYIEPIMLGGANDPELIEKVDRALDVLPKDKITSEVEEFLKFWTQYKLAYAEFKNHG